From the Serratia nematodiphila DZ0503SBS1 genome, one window contains:
- the gloA gene encoding lactoylglutathione lyase, producing the protein MRLLHTMIRVGDLQRAIDFYTKVLGMRLLRTSENPEYKYSLAFVGYTEESEGAVIELTYNWGTDSYDMGTAFGHLALGVDDVAATCDSIRRAGGKVTREAGPVKGGTTVIAFVEDPDGYKIELIENKHAGQGLGH; encoded by the coding sequence ATGCGCTTACTCCATACCATGATCCGCGTCGGTGACCTGCAACGCGCCATCGACTTCTACACCAAGGTATTAGGCATGCGCCTGCTGCGCACCAGCGAAAACCCGGAGTACAAATACTCCCTGGCTTTCGTCGGCTATACGGAAGAGAGCGAAGGCGCAGTTATCGAACTGACCTATAACTGGGGCACCGACAGCTACGATATGGGCACCGCCTTCGGCCACCTGGCGCTGGGCGTGGATGACGTCGCCGCCACCTGCGACAGCATCCGTCGCGCCGGCGGCAAGGTCACCCGCGAAGCCGGCCCGGTGAAAGGCGGTACCACGGTTATCGCCTTCGTCGAAGATCCGGACGGCTACAAAATCGAGCTGATCGAAAACAAACACGCCGGTCAGGGTCTCGGCCACTAA
- the rnt gene encoding ribonuclease T — protein sequence MRAAFDEDKKLMAEKSDLNALSGRFRGFYPVVIDVETAGFNANTDALLEIAAVTLKMDEDGWLQRDETLHFHVEPFEGANLQPEALAFNGIDPHNPLRGAVSEYDALHAIFKAVRKGLKDRGCNRAIIVAHNANFDHSFLMAAGERAGLKRNPFHPFATFDTAALSGLVLGQTVLAKACIAAGMPFDSSQAHSALYDTEQTALLFCELVNRWKRLGGWPLPAGDLAE from the coding sequence ATGCGCGCTGCATTCGATGAAGATAAGAAACTGATGGCCGAGAAAAGTGATCTTAACGCCCTGAGTGGTCGTTTTCGTGGGTTTTACCCCGTAGTAATAGATGTTGAAACCGCCGGCTTCAACGCCAATACCGATGCGTTGCTGGAGATCGCCGCCGTCACGCTGAAAATGGATGAGGACGGCTGGCTGCAGCGGGACGAAACCCTGCACTTCCACGTGGAGCCTTTCGAGGGCGCCAACCTGCAGCCGGAAGCGCTGGCGTTTAACGGCATCGATCCGCACAATCCGCTGCGCGGCGCGGTCAGCGAATATGACGCGCTGCACGCCATTTTCAAAGCGGTGCGCAAAGGGCTCAAGGATCGCGGTTGCAATCGCGCCATTATCGTGGCGCACAACGCCAACTTCGATCACAGCTTTTTGATGGCCGCGGGCGAACGCGCCGGCCTGAAGCGCAACCCGTTCCATCCGTTCGCCACCTTCGACACCGCCGCGCTGAGCGGCCTGGTGCTGGGGCAAACGGTGCTGGCCAAAGCCTGCATCGCCGCCGGCATGCCGTTCGACAGCAGCCAGGCGCACTCCGCGCTGTACGACACCGAGCAAACCGCCCTGCTGTTTTGCGAGCTGGTTAACCGCTGGAAACGTCTCGGCGGCTGGCCGCTGCCCGCCGGCGATCTCGCCGAATAA
- a CDS encoding Grx4 family monothiol glutaredoxin translates to MTTTLEKIQHQIAENPILLYMKGSPKLPSCGFSAQAVQALSACGERFAYVDILQNPDIRAELPKYANWPTFPQLWVDGELVGGCDIIIEMYQRGELQQLIKETAEKYKAQEDQQS, encoded by the coding sequence ATGACGACGACACTTGAAAAAATTCAGCACCAGATCGCTGAAAACCCGATTCTGCTGTACATGAAAGGTTCGCCAAAGCTGCCGAGCTGCGGCTTTTCCGCGCAGGCTGTACAAGCGCTGTCCGCCTGCGGCGAGCGTTTCGCCTATGTGGACATTTTGCAGAACCCGGACATCCGCGCCGAGCTGCCAAAATACGCCAACTGGCCGACGTTCCCGCAGCTGTGGGTAGATGGTGAGCTGGTCGGCGGTTGCGATATCATCATCGAGATGTATCAGCGCGGCGAACTGCAGCAACTGATCAAAGAAACGGCAGAAAAGTATAAAGCGCAGGAAGACCAGCAGTCTTAA
- a CDS encoding C40 family peptidase, which produces MRLILTLFALLFTQLFFNLAHAAPQARVAAEQRKSHANEARPDDRRKKKADKAAKKAKVTAPEKKTKTAKAKSEKSAKKIVSAKPKAKAQKTAKIKVTPPKKGYKKGYGRHRDAGMATAKLAREEKPLKLSPAHKKRYQHAKQTAMAKLMDQMGKPYRWGGSSPRTGFDCSGLIYYAYKDVVKIKMPRTANEMYHLRDAAPIKKSELESGDLVFFRINNRGVADHVGVYLGNGKFIQSPRTGEEIRISQLDNDYWQNHYIGARRVVTPKTIR; this is translated from the coding sequence ATGCGTTTAATTCTTACGCTCTTTGCGCTGCTGTTTACGCAGCTCTTCTTCAATTTGGCGCACGCTGCGCCACAGGCGCGCGTTGCCGCCGAGCAGCGTAAAAGCCATGCTAATGAAGCGCGGCCCGATGACCGCAGAAAAAAGAAAGCGGATAAAGCCGCCAAAAAAGCCAAAGTGACGGCCCCCGAGAAAAAAACCAAGACCGCCAAGGCCAAAAGCGAGAAAAGCGCGAAAAAGATCGTCAGCGCCAAACCCAAGGCCAAAGCGCAAAAAACCGCCAAGATTAAAGTCACCCCGCCGAAAAAGGGCTATAAAAAAGGCTATGGCCGCCACCGCGACGCCGGTATGGCCACCGCCAAACTGGCGCGTGAAGAAAAGCCGTTAAAACTCAGCCCGGCGCACAAAAAACGTTACCAGCATGCCAAACAGACCGCGATGGCCAAGCTGATGGATCAGATGGGCAAGCCTTACCGCTGGGGCGGCAGCTCGCCGCGCACCGGCTTCGACTGCAGCGGCCTTATCTATTACGCCTATAAGGACGTGGTGAAAATCAAGATGCCGCGCACCGCCAACGAAATGTATCACCTGCGCGACGCGGCGCCGATCAAGAAAAGCGAACTGGAAAGCGGCGATTTGGTGTTCTTCCGCATCAACAACCGCGGCGTGGCGGATCATGTCGGCGTCTATCTCGGCAACGGCAAATTCATCCAGTCGCCGCGCACCGGCGAAGAGATCCGCATCAGCCAGCTCGACAACGATTATTGGCAAAACCATTACATCGGCGCACGCCGCGTAGTGACGCCGAAAACCATTCGTTAA
- the sodB gene encoding superoxide dismutase [Fe] — protein sequence MSFELPALPYEKNALEPHISAETLEYHYGKHHNTYVVNLNNLVKGSEFEGKSLEEIIKTSNGGVFNNAAQVWNHTFYWHCLSPQGGGEPQGELAAAIVKSFGSFAAFKEQFTDAAVKNFGAGWTWLVKKPDGALAIVNTSNAATPLTGEDKPLLTVDVWEHAYYIDYRNARPKYLENFWALVNWKFAAENLA from the coding sequence ATGTCGTTTGAATTACCTGCATTACCGTATGAGAAAAACGCGCTCGAGCCGCACATCTCCGCCGAGACCCTGGAATACCACTACGGCAAACACCACAATACCTACGTGGTTAACCTGAACAACCTGGTGAAAGGCAGCGAGTTCGAGGGCAAATCGCTCGAAGAGATCATCAAGACCTCCAACGGCGGCGTGTTCAACAACGCCGCGCAGGTGTGGAACCACACCTTCTACTGGCACTGCCTGTCGCCACAGGGCGGCGGTGAACCGCAGGGCGAACTGGCGGCGGCGATCGTCAAATCCTTCGGCTCTTTCGCTGCGTTCAAAGAGCAGTTCACCGATGCCGCCGTGAAAAACTTCGGCGCCGGCTGGACCTGGCTGGTGAAAAAACCGGACGGCGCGCTGGCGATCGTCAACACCTCCAACGCGGCAACTCCGCTGACCGGTGAAGATAAACCGCTGCTGACCGTTGACGTGTGGGAACACGCGTATTACATCGATTACCGCAATGCGCGTCCAAAATACCTGGAAAACTTCTGGGCGTTGGTCAACTGGAAATTTGCGGCGGAAAACCTGGCGTAA
- a CDS encoding YnhF family membrane protein, with amino-acid sequence MDTDLKMSLFTTIGALAMIIAFSFVAALN; translated from the coding sequence ATGGATACCGATCTGAAGATGTCTCTGTTCACTACCATCGGCGCGTTGGCGATGATTATCGCTTTCAGCTTTGTCGCCGCGTTGAACTGA
- the purR gene encoding HTH-type transcriptional repressor PurR — protein sequence MATIKDVAKRAGVSTTTVSHVINKTRFVAEETKAAVWAAIKELHYSPSAVARSLKVNHTKSIGLLATSSEAPYFAEVIEAVENSCYSKGYTLILCNSHNNLDKQRAYLAMLAQKRVDGLLVMCSEYPDQLLGMLEDYRNIPMVVMDWGAARGDFTDTIIDNAFEGGYLAGRYLIERGHRDIGAIPGQLSRNTGGGRHQGFMKALQEAHIDIREEWIVQGDFEPESGYKAMHQILSQKQRPTAVFCGGDIMAMGAICAADELGLRVPQDISVIGYDNVRNARYFTPALTTIHQPKERLGEMAFTMLLDRIISKREESQVIEVHPKLVERRSVADGPFIDYRR from the coding sequence ATGGCAACGATTAAAGATGTGGCCAAACGCGCGGGCGTTTCCACCACCACCGTTTCGCACGTCATCAATAAGACTCGTTTCGTCGCCGAAGAGACCAAAGCGGCCGTGTGGGCCGCGATCAAAGAGCTGCACTACTCGCCGAGCGCCGTGGCGCGCAGCCTGAAAGTCAATCACACCAAGTCTATCGGTCTGCTGGCCACCTCGAGCGAAGCGCCCTATTTTGCCGAAGTGATCGAGGCGGTGGAAAACAGCTGCTACAGCAAAGGTTACACCCTGATCCTGTGCAACTCTCACAACAATCTGGACAAGCAGCGCGCCTACCTGGCGATGCTGGCGCAAAAGCGCGTCGACGGCCTGCTGGTCATGTGTTCCGAATACCCGGATCAACTGCTGGGCATGCTGGAAGACTACCGTAATATCCCGATGGTGGTGATGGACTGGGGCGCCGCGCGCGGCGACTTCACCGACACCATCATCGATAACGCGTTCGAAGGCGGCTATCTGGCCGGCCGTTACCTGATCGAGCGCGGTCACCGCGATATCGGCGCCATCCCGGGTCAGCTGTCGCGCAACACCGGCGGCGGCCGTCATCAGGGCTTTATGAAGGCGCTGCAGGAAGCGCATATCGACATTCGCGAAGAGTGGATCGTCCAGGGTGACTTCGAGCCGGAGTCCGGCTACAAGGCGATGCACCAAATCCTGTCGCAAAAACAGCGGCCGACCGCGGTATTTTGCGGCGGCGACATCATGGCGATGGGCGCCATCTGCGCCGCTGATGAGCTGGGGCTGCGAGTGCCGCAGGATATTTCCGTGATCGGCTATGACAACGTGCGCAACGCCCGCTACTTCACCCCGGCGCTGACCACCATTCACCAGCCTAAAGAGCGCCTGGGAGAAATGGCCTTCACCATGCTGCTGGATCGCATCATCAGCAAGCGCGAAGAATCGCAGGTGATCGAGGTGCATCCGAAGCTGGTGGAACGCCGTTCGGTCGCCGACGGTCCGTTCATCGACTACCGCCGCTAA
- the punR gene encoding DNA-binding transcriptional activator PunR, with the protein MWSEYSLEVVDAVARTGSFSAAAQELHRVPSAVSYTVRQLEQWLAVPLFERRHRDVELTPAGALFIKDARVVIKKMLDTRRHCQQVANGWRGQLNIAVDIIVKPQRSRQLVLDFYRHFPDVELMLQPEVFNGVWDALVDGRVDMAIGATRAVPVGGGFAFRDMGYMNWLCVVSPQHPLAQLAGPLHDDQLRPYPSLCLEDTSRNLPKRVTWTLDNQRRLVVPDWTSALDCLCAGLCVGMMPAHRALPLVQRGELKALQLQQPFPASPCCLTWQQDKPSPAMSWLLAYLGDGETLNQEWLSEAAPEAVQASGSGD; encoded by the coding sequence ATGTGGTCTGAATATTCTCTTGAAGTTGTTGACGCGGTGGCGCGCACCGGTAGTTTCAGCGCGGCGGCTCAGGAGCTGCACCGGGTGCCGTCGGCGGTGAGCTATACCGTGCGGCAACTGGAACAATGGCTGGCGGTGCCGCTGTTTGAGCGGCGTCACCGTGATGTGGAGTTGACGCCGGCCGGCGCGCTGTTTATCAAGGATGCGCGAGTTGTTATCAAAAAAATGCTCGACACCCGTCGCCACTGTCAGCAGGTGGCCAACGGGTGGCGCGGCCAGCTGAATATCGCAGTCGACATCATCGTCAAACCCCAGCGCAGCCGCCAGCTGGTGCTGGATTTCTACCGCCATTTCCCCGATGTTGAACTGATGCTGCAACCCGAAGTGTTCAACGGCGTTTGGGATGCGTTGGTGGACGGCAGGGTGGACATGGCGATCGGCGCCACGCGCGCGGTGCCGGTCGGCGGCGGCTTTGCCTTCCGCGACATGGGCTACATGAACTGGCTGTGCGTAGTCAGCCCACAGCATCCGCTGGCGCAACTGGCGGGGCCGCTGCACGACGATCAACTGCGGCCGTACCCCTCGCTCTGCCTGGAGGACACCTCGCGCAATTTGCCCAAGCGCGTCACCTGGACGCTGGATAACCAGCGGCGGCTGGTGGTGCCGGACTGGACGTCGGCGCTCGACTGTTTGTGCGCCGGACTGTGCGTCGGCATGATGCCGGCGCATCGGGCGCTGCCGCTGGTGCAGCGCGGTGAGCTGAAGGCGTTGCAGCTGCAGCAGCCGTTTCCCGCCAGCCCTTGCTGCCTGACCTGGCAGCAGGATAAACCGTCGCCGGCGATGAGTTGGCTGCTGGCGTATCTGGGCGATGGGGAGACGCTGAATCAGGAGTGGCTGAGCGAGGCGGCGCCGGAAGCCGTGCAGGCTTCCGGCTCAGGGGATTAG
- the punC gene encoding purine nucleoside transporter PunC codes for MRNSFGFMFYLAGLSMLGYLATDMYLPAFGAMREELQISAGAVSASLSIFLAGFAFAQLLWGPLSDRLGRKPVLLIGLTLFALGCLGMLWVENAVQLWILRFIQAVGVCSATAIWQALVVDRYREGQANRVFATIMPLVALSPALAPLLGAWLLNHASWRAIFAALLVITALLLLPTLLLKERAKTQPAADAPKNGVSFWQLLKSPVFSGNVAMYAACSAGFFAWLTGSPFILGDMGYSPSDIGLSYVPQTLAFLLGGYGCRAALKRINGKTLLPWLLVAYGVSMVALYLVATLTSPTLTTLLIPFCAMALVNGAGYPIMVANALMPFPESSGKAAALQNTLQLGLCFVASMLVSAFIAQPLLATVTVMVSTVVLAALGYFLQRGKAADAQQKAQREHANSAS; via the coding sequence ATGCGAAATTCTTTTGGCTTTATGTTCTACCTCGCCGGCCTGAGCATGCTGGGTTATCTGGCGACCGATATGTACCTGCCCGCCTTCGGCGCCATGCGGGAGGAACTGCAAATTTCCGCCGGCGCGGTCAGCGCCAGCCTGAGCATCTTTCTGGCCGGCTTCGCTTTCGCGCAACTGCTGTGGGGGCCGCTCTCCGACCGGCTGGGCCGCAAACCGGTATTATTGATTGGCCTGACGCTGTTCGCGCTCGGCTGCCTGGGCATGCTGTGGGTAGAAAATGCCGTGCAGCTCTGGATACTGCGTTTTATTCAGGCCGTCGGCGTCTGTTCCGCCACCGCCATCTGGCAAGCGCTGGTGGTCGACCGTTATCGCGAAGGCCAGGCCAACCGCGTGTTCGCCACCATCATGCCGCTGGTGGCGCTGTCACCGGCGCTGGCGCCGCTGCTTGGCGCCTGGCTGCTGAACCACGCCAGCTGGCGTGCGATCTTCGCCGCGCTGTTGGTGATCACCGCGCTGCTGCTGCTGCCGACGTTACTGCTCAAAGAGCGCGCCAAAACGCAACCCGCCGCCGACGCGCCGAAAAACGGCGTCAGCTTCTGGCAACTGTTGAAATCTCCGGTGTTCAGCGGCAACGTCGCTATGTACGCCGCCTGCTCGGCCGGTTTCTTCGCCTGGCTGACCGGTTCGCCGTTCATCCTCGGCGATATGGGCTATAGCCCGAGCGACATCGGTCTGAGCTATGTGCCGCAAACGCTGGCCTTCCTGCTGGGCGGCTACGGCTGCCGCGCCGCGCTTAAGCGCATCAATGGCAAAACCCTGCTGCCGTGGCTGCTGGTAGCTTATGGTGTCAGCATGGTGGCGCTGTATCTGGTGGCGACCCTGACCTCCCCGACGCTCACCACGCTGCTGATCCCGTTCTGCGCGATGGCGCTGGTCAACGGCGCCGGCTACCCGATCATGGTGGCGAATGCGCTGATGCCGTTCCCGGAAAGCAGCGGCAAAGCCGCCGCGCTGCAAAATACGCTGCAATTGGGGCTGTGTTTTGTGGCAAGCATGCTGGTGTCGGCGTTTATTGCCCAGCCGCTGTTGGCGACGGTGACGGTGATGGTATCTACGGTAGTCCTGGCCGCGCTGGGTTATTTCCTGCAGCGGGGAAAAGCGGCCGATGCGCAGCAAAAGGCACAGCGGGAACATGCTAACTCAGCGTCATAA
- the cfa gene encoding cyclopropane fatty acyl phospholipid synthase — MSSSCIEDLSIQDNQWYRIAHEMLGLAGIEINGSRPFDIQVKNPEFFKRVLQQGSLGLGESYMDGWWECERLDMFFQRVVSAGLEKKLPHHLKDTLRIAAARLTNLQSKKRAWIVGKEHYDLGNDLFTLMLDPYMQYSCGYWKDATTLEEAQEAKLRMICEKLQLQPGMRLLDIGCGWGGLSAYAAKNYGVSVVGVTISAEQQKLAQARCAGLDVQILLQDYRDLHQQFDRIVSVGMFEHVGPKNYRTYFDVVERNLAPHGLFLLHTIGSNKTDMNVDPWINKYIFPNGCLPSVRHIAEASEGHFVMEDWHNIGADYDRTLMAWFERFKQAWPQLAERYSERFERMFSYYLNACAGAFRARDLQLWQVVFSPKGVEGGIRVAR; from the coding sequence ATGAGTTCATCGTGTATAGAAGATCTGAGCATCCAGGATAACCAGTGGTACCGTATCGCGCACGAAATGCTCGGTCTGGCCGGTATCGAAATCAACGGATCGCGCCCTTTCGATATTCAGGTTAAAAATCCCGAATTCTTTAAACGCGTTTTGCAGCAAGGGTCACTGGGCCTGGGCGAAAGCTATATGGACGGTTGGTGGGAGTGCGAGCGGCTGGATATGTTCTTCCAGCGCGTGGTCAGCGCCGGGTTGGAGAAGAAACTCCCCCACCACCTGAAAGATACCCTGCGTATCGCCGCCGCGCGCCTGACCAATCTGCAATCGAAAAAGCGCGCCTGGATCGTCGGCAAAGAACATTACGATCTCGGCAACGATCTGTTTACCCTGATGCTCGATCCTTACATGCAGTATTCCTGCGGCTACTGGAAAGACGCCACCACGCTGGAGGAAGCGCAGGAAGCCAAGCTGCGGATGATCTGCGAGAAACTGCAGCTGCAGCCGGGCATGCGTTTGCTGGACATCGGCTGCGGCTGGGGCGGCCTTTCCGCCTATGCGGCGAAAAATTACGGCGTGTCGGTGGTCGGCGTGACCATTTCCGCCGAACAGCAGAAGCTGGCTCAGGCGCGCTGCGCCGGGCTGGATGTGCAGATCCTGTTGCAGGATTACCGCGATCTGCACCAGCAGTTCGATCGCATTGTCTCGGTCGGCATGTTCGAGCACGTCGGGCCGAAAAACTACCGCACCTATTTCGACGTGGTGGAGCGCAATCTGGCGCCGCACGGCCTATTCCTGCTGCACACCATCGGCTCCAACAAGACCGACATGAACGTCGATCCCTGGATCAACAAATATATCTTCCCGAACGGTTGCCTGCCCTCCGTGAGACATATCGCCGAGGCCAGCGAAGGCCATTTCGTGATGGAAGACTGGCACAACATCGGCGCCGACTACGATCGCACGCTGATGGCCTGGTTCGAGCGCTTCAAACAGGCGTGGCCGCAGCTCGCCGAGCGCTATTCCGAACGCTTCGAACGAATGTTCAGCTATTACCTGAACGCCTGCGCCGGCGCGTTCCGGGCGCGCGATCTGCAGCTATGGCAGGTGGTGTTCAGCCCGAAAGGCGTTGAAGGCGGCATTCGCGTCGCCCGCTAA
- a CDS encoding I78 family peptidase inhibitor, with amino-acid sequence MKFYGKTLLLTALLALSACSSSPEQGAGAQMADADDTCGASQYQNFVGKPMTSLEGVRIDGKVRAIPYNSAVTMDFNLRRLNFLGDSDDKIIRVYCG; translated from the coding sequence GTGAAGTTTTATGGGAAAACGTTGTTGTTAACCGCGTTGCTGGCGCTGAGCGCTTGCAGCAGTTCGCCTGAGCAGGGCGCGGGCGCGCAAATGGCCGATGCGGACGATACCTGCGGCGCTTCGCAGTATCAAAATTTTGTCGGCAAACCGATGACCTCGCTGGAAGGCGTGCGGATCGACGGCAAGGTGAGAGCCATTCCGTACAACTCTGCCGTCACCATGGATTTCAACCTGCGCCGCCTGAACTTCCTTGGCGACAGCGACGATAAAATTATTCGCGTTTATTGCGGTTAA
- a CDS encoding riboflavin synthase, producing MFTGIVQGTAPLVAIDEKPNFRTHVIEMPDELLPGLELGASVAHNGCCLTVTAVEGNRVSFDLIKETLRLTNLGDLALGDIVNIERAAKFNDEIGGHLMSGHIICTAEVAKIYTSENNRQVWLRMPDAELMKYVLHKGFIGIDGISLTIGEVVNNRFCVHLIPETLDRTTLGKKRLGDKVNIEIDPQTQAVVDTVERVLANREATLAAAMAPAHKD from the coding sequence ATGTTCACCGGTATCGTACAAGGCACCGCGCCGCTGGTCGCCATTGATGAGAAACCCAATTTCCGCACCCACGTGATCGAAATGCCTGACGAGCTGCTGCCGGGGCTGGAGTTGGGCGCGTCGGTGGCCCATAACGGCTGCTGCCTGACCGTCACCGCGGTGGAAGGCAACCGCGTCAGCTTCGATTTGATCAAAGAAACGTTGCGCCTGACCAACCTCGGCGATCTGGCGCTGGGCGACATCGTCAATATCGAGCGCGCGGCGAAGTTCAATGACGAAATTGGCGGCCATTTGATGTCCGGCCATATTATCTGCACGGCGGAAGTGGCCAAGATTTATACCTCGGAAAATAACCGCCAGGTATGGCTGCGCATGCCGGATGCGGAATTGATGAAATATGTGCTGCACAAAGGTTTCATCGGCATCGACGGCATTAGCCTGACCATCGGCGAAGTGGTGAATAACCGTTTCTGCGTGCACCTGATCCCGGAAACGCTGGATCGCACCACGCTGGGTAAAAAACGCCTTGGCGACAAGGTGAACATCGAGATCGATCCGCAAACGCAGGCGGTGGTGGACACCGTCGAGCGCGTGCTGGCCAATCGGGAAGCGACGTTGGCCGCGGCGATGGCGCCGGCGCACAAAGACTGA
- a CDS encoding MATE family efflux transporter produces the protein MQKYLIEARSLLALAIPVIIAQISQTAMGVVDTIMAGAYSATDMAAVAVGTSIWLPAILFGHGLLLALTPVIAQLNGAGRRDRIAHQVRQGFWLASGVSVLLIVVLYNCKFVIDMMHNIDPQLADKAVGYLHAIMWGAPGYLFFQVMRNQCEGLSKTKPGMVIGFLGLLVNIPINYIFIYGKFGMPELGGVGCGVATGSVYWIMFLMMRWYVKRAPSQRDIKRQAGDLGGPDWAALRRLIGIGMPVALALFFEVTLFAVVALLVSPLGIVAVAGHQIALNFSALMFVLPLSLGVGATIRVGYRLGEGSVEGARVAAYSAIGVGITMAVCTALFTATFREPIALLYNDSPAVVAMASQLMLLAALYQISDSVQVIGSGVLRGYKDTRAIFFITFIAYWVLGLPSGYLLALTDALVPAMGPSGFWIGFIIGLTFAAIMMALRMRWLQKQPTAVILQRSTR, from the coding sequence GTGCAGAAGTACTTAATTGAAGCGCGTAGTTTATTGGCTCTCGCTATCCCGGTCATCATCGCGCAAATATCACAAACCGCCATGGGCGTGGTGGATACCATCATGGCCGGCGCTTACAGCGCCACCGACATGGCGGCGGTGGCGGTCGGCACCTCGATCTGGTTGCCGGCCATTTTGTTCGGCCACGGCCTGCTGCTGGCGCTGACCCCGGTTATCGCCCAGCTCAACGGTGCCGGCCGTCGCGATCGCATCGCCCATCAGGTGCGTCAGGGCTTCTGGCTGGCCTCCGGCGTCTCCGTGCTGCTGATCGTCGTGCTGTATAACTGCAAGTTTGTCATCGACATGATGCACAACATCGATCCGCAGTTGGCGGATAAGGCCGTCGGCTATCTGCACGCCATCATGTGGGGGGCGCCGGGTTACCTGTTCTTCCAGGTGATGCGCAACCAGTGCGAGGGGCTGTCCAAAACCAAACCCGGCATGGTGATCGGCTTCCTCGGCCTGCTGGTGAACATCCCGATCAACTACATCTTTATCTACGGCAAGTTCGGCATGCCGGAACTCGGCGGCGTCGGCTGCGGCGTCGCCACCGGCAGCGTCTACTGGATCATGTTCCTGATGATGCGCTGGTACGTGAAGCGCGCGCCGTCGCAGCGCGACATCAAACGCCAGGCCGGCGATCTCGGCGGCCCGGACTGGGCGGCGCTAAGGCGCCTGATCGGCATCGGCATGCCGGTGGCGCTGGCGCTGTTCTTCGAAGTCACGCTGTTCGCGGTGGTGGCGCTGCTGGTTTCGCCGCTGGGGATCGTCGCGGTCGCCGGCCACCAGATCGCGCTTAACTTCAGCGCGCTGATGTTCGTGCTGCCGCTGTCGCTGGGCGTCGGCGCCACCATCCGCGTCGGTTATCGTCTGGGGGAAGGTTCTGTCGAAGGCGCGCGCGTCGCCGCTTACTCCGCCATCGGCGTCGGCATCACCATGGCCGTCTGCACCGCGCTGTTTACCGCCACTTTCCGCGAACCGATCGCCCTGCTGTACAACGACAGCCCGGCGGTGGTGGCGATGGCCTCGCAGTTGATGCTGCTGGCGGCGCTGTACCAGATCTCGGATTCGGTCCAGGTGATCGGCAGCGGCGTGCTGCGCGGTTATAAAGATACCCGCGCGATCTTCTTCATCACCTTTATCGCTTATTGGGTATTGGGCCTGCCGAGCGGCTATCTGCTGGCGTTAACCGATGCGCTGGTGCCGGCGATGGGGCCAAGCGGTTTCTGGATCGGCTTTATCATCGGCCTGACCTTCGCCGCCATCATGATGGCGCTGCGCATGCGCTGGCTGCAGAAACAGCCGACTGCCGTTATCCTGCAGCGATCCACGCGCTGA
- a CDS encoding cupin gives MTTFTAKTAFLPLDNGLARREGVMSDGSPAAEVRFEAGAFGQLQKPAHALQTRVISGEFEFTLGGDTRIVRAGESLTLPANVASGCFCLSAGVLLEIPQTR, from the coding sequence ATGACCACCTTCACCGCCAAAACCGCCTTTTTGCCGCTCGACAATGGCCTTGCACGCCGTGAAGGCGTGATGAGCGACGGTTCGCCGGCGGCGGAAGTGCGTTTCGAGGCCGGCGCCTTCGGCCAGCTGCAAAAGCCCGCGCACGCGCTGCAAACCCGGGTGATATCCGGCGAATTCGAGTTCACCCTCGGCGGCGACACCCGGATAGTACGTGCTGGCGAGAGCCTGACCCTGCCGGCCAACGTCGCCAGCGGCTGCTTCTGCCTGAGCGCCGGTGTGCTGCTGGAAATCCCGCAAACGCGCTAA